From one Bombus huntii isolate Logan2020A chromosome 17, iyBomHunt1.1, whole genome shotgun sequence genomic stretch:
- the LOC126875002 gene encoding phospholipase B1, membrane-associated-like — protein MRILKSFIVRFSYMQEFDPKLVGYSLGDAISTDPAAQLNDAESGAMSKDMTFMATYLINKRKDDPRIDINKHWKLISLMIESNDFCINKCATSPWSMLNDHKINLIHTLRILRNNLPGTFVALIPPLHLKELVAAHQGRESFLCYLSSIIECSCIFALQFRDQRPEYYKIIERR, from the exons ATGCGAATACTGAAATCTTTCATAGTCCGATTTTCCTACATGCAGGAATTCGATCCCAAATTAGTAGGTTATTCACTTGGGGACGCTATAAGTACTGATCCAGCTGCGCAGTTAAACGACGCCGAAAGTGGAGCTATGTCTAAAGATATGACTTTCATGGCGACATATCTGatcaataaaagaaaagatgaCCCGAGGATAGATATCAACAAACATTGGAAG TTGATTTCGTTGATGATTGAAAGTAATGATTTTTGCATTAATAAGTGTGCAACATCTCCATGGTCTATGTTAAATGatcacaaaataaatttaattcataCTCTTAGAATATTAAGAAACAATTTACCAGGAACTTTCGTTGCTCTTATACCACCACTtcacttaaaggaattggttGCTGCACACCAAGGAAGAGAGTCATTCCTGTGCTATTTGTCATCCATAATTGAATGTTCATGTATATTTGCTTTACAATTTAGGGATCAAAGACcggaatattataaaataattgagag GAGGTAA